The sequence below is a genomic window from Glycine max cultivar Williams 82 chromosome 20, Glycine_max_v4.0, whole genome shotgun sequence.
atttattcttatgcCTCCTTTTGTTTAGTTTCACATGTTTTGTTATGCTTGAAGGGGAACGTCTCTTGAATATATGGAAccgaattttttattgaatattccGTCTTATAAACGAGGAAATTGCTATTCCTGATATATAAATTCGTGTGACTGatctttttgtgtgtgtgtttgagtgagagagagagagatgaagtTATGATTTATTGTTTGAATACCGTGTTTCTTGTAATGCTTTATCAGTATTGTGTTGTGGTATTGTGGATTCTGTTTCTAGTTTCTCTGGTCAATTGAGTTACTGCTGCTTGGTTTTGATTTACTTGTGTCCTTGTTAATCAGGGAAATGGCAGAGAAATAAATATGTGGGAGTTTCCTTGGTTGGGAAAACACTTGCCATCTTGGGATTTGGGAAGGTGGGCTCTGAAGTTGCTCGCCGTGCCAAGGGGCTTGGTATGACTGTCATTGCGCATGACCCGTATGCTCCTGCTGACCGTGCGAGGGCGGTCGGTGTGGAGCTTGTGACctttgaggaggccattgccaCTGCGGATTTCATCTCTCTACATATGCCTCTCACGGCTGCTACATCAAAGATGCTCAATGATGAGACTTTTGCGAAGATGAAGAAAGGAGTTCGCATTGTCAATGTTGCTCGTGGAGGGGTCATTGATGAGGATGCACTTGTTAGGGCACTGGATTCTGGAATTGTAGCTCAGGTTCTTGCCATTTCCAATTTGAAGCACTAATCGATCACTTTAATATAAAAGTGAATAACTGGATCTCTGCTTACTGAAGAGACAAGTGATTGTGATGTGTCTCTTTGTTTCAGGCGGCTCTTGACGTTTTCACTGAGGAGCCACCACCCAAAGACAGCAAGTTGATTCTGCATGAGCTCGTTACTGCAACACCTCATCTTGGTGCCAGTACCATGGAAGCTCAAGTAAGTAACTTAAAgcatttgatatgattatgagCATTTCCTTTTATTACCTCGTCACTAATGTTTTTAAAACTCTTGAATATTATGACCAGGAAGGTGTGGCTATTGAAATAGCAGAAGCTGTCCTTGGTGCGTTGAAAGGGGAGCTTGCCGCTACTGCAGTAAATGCACCAATGGTTCCCTCAGAGGtacttgaaaaaattatatcatctttATCCTCTTcctttttgtaataaataacattatttgatGAAATTGCCATTGTTACTATCCCTTGTCTATACTGTTctcaacttcatgatgaataTCTAACTTCATGCTACAGCTGTTTGCCTTGAGAATATCAttgtgaatttatttatttaaatgtataacTTGTCTCATATTGAAATTGATATTTTGAAGATGGTacctattttctttaattattaactttagCTGTTATTTGCTCAAATGGTTGTTTAAACTAAATGCTTAATTTAATGTCAAAGTTTGGTTTGATAAATCTGATCAAAGCTACTGGAAATACAGGGAAATTACAGAATTAGTGTTATTCCATGACtgtcttttcaaatttaaaattccgGAGTGTTCCTTTTAGTGTCATGCTTTAGTGAGCATATCATAATATAATGAGATTCATGAATTAAACATGGTTTAAGTGAGGGTTTGGCCAAGTTTGACATCTATTTCTTTCCTTTGTGAGTGCAGGTGTTGACAGAATTAAAACCATTCGTTGATCTTGCCGAGAAACTGGGTAGGCTGGCTGTCCAGCTGGTCGCAGGAGGAAGCGGTGTAAAAACAGTGAAGGTCACTTATGCCACCTCTAGGGCCCCTGATGATCTGGACACTCGTCTTCTCCGTGCCATGATAACCAAGGGTCTGATTGAGCCTATATCTAGTGTTTTTGTGAACTTGGTTAATGCTGATTTCACTGCTAAGCAAAGAGGGATCAGGATAACTGAGGAGAGGGTTATTCTTGATGGTTCACCTGAGAATCCACTAGAATTCATTCAGGTCCAGATTGCTAATGTGGAATCCCGATTTGCTAGTGCTATATCAGATTCTGGGGAGATTAAAGTTGAGGGTCGGGTAAAAGATGATATCCCCCATCTGACAAAGGTTGGGTCTTTTGATGTTGATGTCAGTTTGGAAGGTAGCATCATACTGTGTAGGCAAGTAGATCAACCAGGCATGATTGGAAAGGTTGGGAGCGTTTTGGGCGAGGAGAACGTGAATGTTAGTTTCATGAGCGTAGGAAGAATTGCTCCACGCAAGCAAGCTGTTATGGCAATTGGAGTGGACGAACAACCTAGCAAGGAATCTTTGAAGAAGATTGGAGAAATTCCTTCCGTGGAAGAGTTCGTATTCCTTAAATTGTAAGATGAAACGGTTGCTcctattatttgtttttgttactTAGATTAGGCCGGTAAGTTTAAGGGGATGAGAAAAGGAATAATTTGATTGTGCATTTCATAATCTGGTTTAGCGAGTTCTTGCTtgtttaattttcctttttatttgaaaataaagagaatgaaactttaaaagattaaaataattacttactAAGAAGGTTAAATTACAATTCTAACTCCTTTGTGATGCATAATTATAGCGGTGTTAGATTGGTTTTTAACACGAAACGAACAATGATATGGACGACTATTgttctttaaaagaaaatattgattaaaaggtTAAAAGATAT
It includes:
- the LOC100808771 gene encoding D-3-phosphoglycerate dehydrogenase 1, chloroplastic; this encodes MATATSQTLRFQSPSLSLSSKLPLSSAFSVSLRPRHRGSRPLVLVVSAGLDAKPTVLVAEKLGDAGLKLLKDFANVDCSYNLSTEELCTKISLCDALIVRSGTKVSREVFESSAGRLKVVGRAGVGIDNVDLAAATEHGCLVVNAPTANTVAAAEHGIALLAAMARNIAQADASVKAGKWQRNKYVGVSLVGKTLAILGFGKVGSEVARRAKGLGMTVIAHDPYAPADRARAVGVELVTFEEAIATADFISLHMPLTAATSKMLNDETFAKMKKGVRIVNVARGGVIDEDALVRALDSGIVAQAALDVFTEEPPPKDSKLILHELVTATPHLGASTMEAQEGVAIEIAEAVLGALKGELAATAVNAPMVPSEVLTELKPFVDLAEKLGRLAVQLVAGGSGVKTVKVTYATSRAPDDLDTRLLRAMITKGLIEPISSVFVNLVNADFTAKQRGIRITEERVILDGSPENPLEFIQVQIANVESRFASAISDSGEIKVEGRVKDDIPHLTKVGSFDVDVSLEGSIILCRQVDQPGMIGKVGSVLGEENVNVSFMSVGRIAPRKQAVMAIGVDEQPSKESLKKIGEIPSVEEFVFLKL